The genomic interval GCCGCGCGGTCTCGCGGTGGCTCGCGCCGGCGTGACGTGACGCCGCGAGCGGCGCACGAGGATGACCTCCGGACAATTAACCAGCTTACGCGGCGCCGGCAACCGAGACCAGCCAGTCGCCGTCGAGGCGTCGGACAGTCGCACTTACGCCGTACACCTGGGCGATCCGATCGGCCGTCAGCGTCGCCTCCGGCAGCCCGTCGGCAACGACGCGGCCTGCCGCCATCCAGGCTAGTCGGTCCGCGAACTGGGCGGCAAGCCCGATGTCGTGCGTGACGACGAGGACGCCGCAGCCGGCATCGGCGCTCGTGCGCAGCAGGCGCATGACCTGATGCTGGTGGAGGGGATCGAGCGCTGCCGTCGGTTCGTCCGTGATCAGCAGCGGCGCCTCGGCCGCGATGGCCCGCGCCACGTGCACGCGCGCCAGCTCGCCGCCGGAAAGGGTGGTCGCGGCGCGGCCTGCGAACGCCGTGAGATCGCAGACCGTCAGGGCGCGCTCCACCGCGGCGGCATCCGACGGACCCAGGCGGCCGAGCGCGACCCCATGCGCGAAGCGCCCGAGCGCCACGAGGTCGCGGACACGGATCGGCCAGGCGAGGGGACGGAGTTGCGGCAGGTAGGCGACACGACGGGCGCGCTCGGCGGCGCCGAGCCGCGCTGGATCGTCACCGCCAATCGCTACCGTCCCGCCGGTGCGCGGCGCCAGCCCGAGCAGACCGCGAAGGAGCGTCGTCTTGCCGGCGCCGTTCGCCCCGAGCAACGCCACCAACTCTCCCTCGCCCACCTGGAGCGACGCGTCGTCGACGATGGTCCGGCCGCCGAGCGCGACGCTCAACCCGCTTACTGTCAGGTCAGGCATTGCTCATGCTTCGACGTGCCGCGATCCAGACGAAGAACGGTGCGCCAATCAGCGCGGCCACGACACCCAGACGCAATTCCGCGCTGGTGGGTGCGATGCGGACGCCGATGTCGGCCACCACCAGGATCAACCCGGCCAGGAGCGCCGACGGCGCCAGGGTCCGGGCCGGGTCGTGATCAACGAATGGACGCACCAGATGGGGCGCGACGATGCCGACGAAACCGATGGCGCCGGCGACCGAAACCGCGGCGCCCGTGGCCAGACCCGCGCCGATGACGACGAGGCGCCGCGCGCGCGGGAGGTCGACGCCGACACCTGCGGCCGCCTCTTCACCCAGCGTCAGTGCCGAGAGACTACGCCGGGACAACGCCAGCAACCCCAGCCCGGCAATGCCGAATGGCGCAGCCAGCAGGAGATCGGCAAAGCTCCGGTTTGCGACCGTGCCAAGCGTCCAGCTCAACATGTCGGCAAGCGAGAAGGGGTTCGGCGCGAAGTTCATCAGGAGCGACATCATCGCCCCGGCGAAACTGGACAACCCGATGCCGACCAGGATGAGCGTCACCATCGAGCCGACGCGGAGCGCGGCGACGGTCAGAACGGAAGTAGCGGCGAGGGCGCCGGCGATCGCGGCCAGCGGCATCGCGAACGCACCCACGTCGACGAGGCCGTAGTAGATGACGAAGGTAGCTCCAAGCGATGCCGTGGCGGAGACACCCAGCACGCCCGGCTCGGCCAGGGGATTACGGAGCAGACCCTGCATCGCGGCGCCGGAGGCGCCGAGCGCGGCGCCGACGGCGAACGCGGCAAGGGCTCGCGGCAGGCGGATTTCCCAGACGACGATCTGATCGCCGGGAGATCCGGCGCCGGCCAGCGCGGCGACGACGCGGCCGATTCCGAGCGGTGTCGATCCAATCAGGCAGGCCGCGACGACAGCGGACGCGGACGCCGCGGCGAGCCACCAGAGGAGCGCGCGGCCAGTCAACCCGCAGACTCCACCAGCGCTTCGACGGCGTCTACCAGATACCAGCCGCCGCAGGTGACCGTCGCCCCATCGATCGGCGTCATCGGCCCCTCCGCCACGCGGCGGGTCGCGACCGGATGACGAAACGGGGTCCAGGCGTCGACGTGGCTTCGGTTCCGTCCGAACAGACCGACAGCGTAGCGTTCAGGTGTCTCGTAGGCGAGGCGTTCGAGCGGGAGCGAACGCCAGCCGGGCTGCCGCTGGAAGTTGTCAAAGCCCGCGGTCTCTATCAGTTCGTGGACGAAAGTGCCCGGTCCCGCACTCACGCCCGCGGGCGACAGGTAGAGGATGTCTGCGTCCACCGACTGGGCGCGCCGTTTCGCACGCTCGAGCCCGGCGTCCATCTCCGTCACAAGCGACTCGCCGCGCTCCGGGACGCCGAACGTGGCGGCGGCGCGACGAACGGTGGCCCGCACGGCATCGATATCCTGCATGAAGCCAAGTGCGAGAACCGGCACGCCCGCCTGCTGCAGGAAGAGCGTGGCGCGCGGCCCTCCGCCGTAGCTCCGGACCACAAGATCCGGGTGGAGCGCGAGCACGTCCTCGATGCGCTGGCGGACCGTCGACAGCCCCTCGGCCTCGTGGCGCAGGTACGAAAACGCCTCGCGGGCGTCGGGCGACAGGGCCAGGATCCGATCCCGGTCGGCGAGACCGAGGACGTACTGATCGGCGCAGTAGTCAAGGCTGACAATGCGCCGCGGAGATTCGGTCGGTGCATCCGGCGCCGGGCTGGCGGCCGGAACGGGCACGTCGGGCGAGGCGGTCGCCTCGTCGAGGGCCGGCAGCCCCGAGCCGTCGACCGCGCAGCCAGCCAGCACGCAACCGGCGGTGAAGAGTGACCAGAGACTTCGTGCGCGAGCGGCTTCGTGAGCGGCCACTGTTCCTCCTTGCCTCCCCATCGGAAGCAGTGCGAGGCGTGACCGGACCGGTCTCCTGGCTTGCAGGCGTCGCCTACTCTCCGCGCCTTCCCACCCCGAAGGGCAGTGGCCACCGTGCGGATTTCGTACCTGTTCACAGTTGCGAGGGCAGCGTCGGTCTAAGCACCGAACTTCCCGTCATCCGGTCACAACCGTGTTGTGCCCGCACTCTAGCACGCGCTCACCAAGCAGGGCAATCGCGCGTCCTCGCGTCCCTTGACAGGCGCGCCGTCGCAAGGAATCTATGGGTGCGCGCTACGGCGTGACGGTGACCGTCAGCTCGGCGCTGCTCGTGAGCGCGCCATCCCCCGCCATGCCGCGCAGTACGTAGGTGCCCGGCTCGTCGAAACTCACCGCGGCCATCCACCGGCCGTCTTCGGGTACCGGCGGGAGGATGTAAGGGGGCGACCAGGGAGAGTTGGAATAGACCCGCGTGTCCTGCCAGGTCTTCAACTGGTCCTCGCTGAACTGGACCTTGGACGCGTCGCCACGGTACACCATCCACGAAAAGCGGAGCGCCGCCGGGTTGCCCGGGACGATCTGGCGGGGCGGCGTGTAGGCGGGATGCGGCTTGCCCGGTTCCGGCTCCGGCGGCGTGTAGTTGCCGGTCGGGATCCCGTCGTCGGTTACAAAGGCGACCAACTGGAGCGGTTCGCCGACCCGGACCCGGCGCGGCTGATCCACTTGCAGGCGGACGGTCGGGAATTCGTTCGTTCGCCATTCGTCGATCACGCGGCCGAAATTCGCCCCCATCTCGGTCGCGATGGTCTGCGGATCCAGCAGGTAGTCGGTGCGGAGCGACCCGTAAGCGCGCTCCGTCCGTCCGTTGGTCGTGAGCGTCCAGACCACTTCGTCGTCACCGAAGTCCGCCGGCACCTCGACGGTGAAGAGGAACAGGTTCCGGCGCGGATAGAAGTGGGTCGGCTGGCCGCGGTCCGGGCCGCCCGGCTCGATGTGGTTGTCGGGGCCGACCGGGATGTGAAACGTCTCCTCCCAGTTGGAGTTCATGTACCCGAAGAACAGCGAGTACGTGCCGTCGTCGTTCTGCCACCACCCCTCGAACGCGGGGGAGACGCTCTGGCCGCGGCTATAGGTGAAGCGGGTCTGCGCCCCGGCGTTCGCCGCGGCAGCCACCAGCAACAGTGCCAGGACTACGGTCAGCCGCCGCATCGCCTGGGCTTAGGGACCGGCGTCGGCCGCCGCCTCCGCCTCCGACGGGAACTCCACGCCGCAGAGTGGACAGCCGATCAGATGGTCGTTCTTCGAGAGCTGCAACCGTTCGCGGCGTGCCGCCATCTCCGCTTCGAACTGCTCATCGGTCAATTCAACGGCCAGGCCGAGGTCGATGAACATGTTCGCGACGGACCGGCGGCCGCCACCCGACCAGTTGCGGGGGTCGGCGACGTTACGGTTCGACACGGTGGTGTCGAGCCAACCGATGATGTGCAGAATCGTGCCCTTCGGCAGCAACGGGGCGTAGTCGTCCTCATAGATGTACTGCTTCACCCAGTTGTGGTCGTAGTGGGCGCACGTCAGCGTCTCGATGTTGTGCCCCCAGATGGCCTCGAGACACATCCGCGTGCCGGGCGCGTGCTGGTGCGGCTCGAACGACAGCAGTTTCGTGTGTTGATCGAGGACCCGGTAGGCGTGCAGTTCCTGCCCCGCCTGATTCGGCTTGATATCGATATCGACGCCGTTGCCGGTAAAGGCGCGCGAGTAGTTGACCTCGGGCTCATACCCGGCAGGGTGCAGCTTGAACGCGAACTGCAGTCGGGCCCGGGTCTCGCGTCCGTTCGAATGCAGGTGAGCCGTCTCGAGATCGAGTACCGAGCCGGCTGCCAGCCGCCGCCCCGCGTTCGGCGGGAAGATGTCCGCGTTGCGGCCCACTTCGTGCACCGGCCAGCTCGTGGGCGCCGTCTGCGAGTCATCCTCGGGCGCGAAAGTGGTGTAGGTCTGGTGATGGAAGACGTAGCGGCCGCCCACCGTGTCACTCGCGGCGTCCTTGGGAACGTCGTTGATCTCGCGCACCTCCACCGCCGCCACGTAGCGATCCTCGGTGAGGCCGGTCGGGATCGAGCCAAGCGACGTCCACTTGTCGGGCGCCGCGGCGGGAACGACAATCTCCGGCGACTCCAGCACGAGGTCGGGTACGCCAATCGACCACTCGTCGGCGTTGCCGAAATCGAGCGGCGGCGGGAGGTTCGCCGGATCGCCGAGCGGCGCGCCGGAATCGGCCCAGGTGGCGATCTTCGCGATCTCTTCCTCGCTCAGGGAAGGATCGTTCTTGTAGTTCTGAATGCCGAGGTCCTTCTCGATGAACCAGGGCGGCATGGCGCCGCGCCGGTTGCGGAGCGCGGTCCGGTTCTTCATCGCGCGCGCCCAGGGCCGAGCCTCCTCGTAGGTGAGGAGCGACATCGGCGCCACCGATCCCGGGCGGTGGCACTGCTGGCAGCTCTGCTGAAGGATGGGCGCGATGTCCTTCGCGAAGGTCACGTCGGTCTGAGTCTGGGCCAGGGCGATAGCGGGAAGGAACAGGACGGCTATCGCCAGTCCGCCACGGACAAAGATCTTCATCGACATCCCCCGTCGGTTACGGCGTCCCCAGTATCCCCGAAAAGGACCCGCCACCGCAATCGGGCCCCGACCACCGGCCCAATTGACACGCTTCGACACGGTCTGCTACGCTCCGGCGCTACGATGACGTTTCCGGGTCGGCAGAGCGGTTCGTTCGAGAGTGGCGCGGCGCGTGCCCCCTACGGGTATTGGTGG from Acidobacteriota bacterium carries:
- a CDS encoding ABC transporter ATP-binding protein — encoded protein: MPDLTVSGLSVALGGRTIVDDASLQVGEGELVALLGANGAGKTTLLRGLLGLAPRTGGTVAIGGDDPARLGAAERARRVAYLPQLRPLAWPIRVRDLVALGRFAHGVALGRLGPSDAAAVERALTVCDLTAFAGRAATTLSGGELARVHVARAIAAEAPLLITDEPTAALDPLHQHQVMRLLRTSADAGCGVLVVTHDIGLAAQFADRLAWMAAGRVVADGLPEATLTADRIAQVYGVSATVRRLDGDWLVSVAGAA
- a CDS encoding cytochrome c; translated protein: MKIFVRGGLAIAVLFLPAIALAQTQTDVTFAKDIAPILQQSCQQCHRPGSVAPMSLLTYEEARPWARAMKNRTALRNRRGAMPPWFIEKDLGIQNYKNDPSLSEEEIAKIATWADSGAPLGDPANLPPPLDFGNADEWSIGVPDLVLESPEIVVPAAAPDKWTSLGSIPTGLTEDRYVAAVEVREINDVPKDAASDTVGGRYVFHHQTYTTFAPEDDSQTAPTSWPVHEVGRNADIFPPNAGRRLAAGSVLDLETAHLHSNGRETRARLQFAFKLHPAGYEPEVNYSRAFTGNGVDIDIKPNQAGQELHAYRVLDQHTKLLSFEPHQHAPGTRMCLEAIWGHNIETLTCAHYDHNWVKQYIYEDDYAPLLPKGTILHIIGWLDTTVSNRNVADPRNWSGGGRRSVANMFIDLGLAVELTDEQFEAEMAARRERLQLSKNDHLIGCPLCGVEFPSEAEAAADAGP
- a CDS encoding ABC transporter substrate-binding protein, which gives rise to MGRQGGTVAAHEAARARSLWSLFTAGCVLAGCAVDGSGLPALDEATASPDVPVPAASPAPDAPTESPRRIVSLDYCADQYVLGLADRDRILALSPDAREAFSYLRHEAEGLSTVRQRIEDVLALHPDLVVRSYGGGPRATLFLQQAGVPVLALGFMQDIDAVRATVRRAAATFGVPERGESLVTEMDAGLERAKRRAQSVDADILYLSPAGVSAGPGTFVHELIETAGFDNFQRQPGWRSLPLERLAYETPERYAVGLFGRNRSHVDAWTPFRHPVATRRVAEGPMTPIDGATVTCGGWYLVDAVEALVESAG
- a CDS encoding iron ABC transporter permease, with translation MTGRALLWWLAAASASAVVAACLIGSTPLGIGRVVAALAGAGSPGDQIVVWEIRLPRALAAFAVGAALGASGAAMQGLLRNPLAEPGVLGVSATASLGATFVIYYGLVDVGAFAMPLAAIAGALAATSVLTVAALRVGSMVTLILVGIGLSSFAGAMMSLLMNFAPNPFSLADMLSWTLGTVANRSFADLLLAAPFGIAGLGLLALSRRSLSALTLGEEAAAGVGVDLPRARRLVVIGAGLATGAAVSVAGAIGFVGIVAPHLVRPFVDHDPARTLAPSALLAGLILVVADIGVRIAPTSAELRLGVVAALIGAPFFVWIAARRSMSNA